The following is a genomic window from Lysinibacillus sp. JNUCC-52.
TATTCCCGAACAATATATCCCCGTATACGTTGCTGCTGAAGAAAAATATGGGGTGCCTTGGACATTGTTAGCTGCCCATCATCGCATTGAAACGCGATTTTCCACTATGAAATCGCTTGTATCGCCAGCTGGCGCTATAGGTCATATGCAATTTATGCCTTGCACGTTTGTTGGCTGGAAGCACCCAACTTGCTCTGGACTGGGCAAGGGCAATATTTCAAAGACAGAGTTAATGGATCCAGCTATTATAAAAAAATACGGTGGCTATGGGGTAGACGGAAACGGTGATGGAGTTGCCGATCCATATGATATAGAAGATGCAGTGTTTAGTGCAGCCAATTATTTATCAAAATATGGCGCGGCTAAAGGCGATGTAAAACGGGCAGTTTTTAATTATAATCATAGTGAAGAATACGTCAGCAATGTGTTATATTACTATAATTTATATAATGATTACCATGATGAATTAAAAACAGCAGTTCTTTTGAACGCAAAAAAATAGCGGAGTAAATTTACATACTAAAGAAAACATCTGCCATAGCGGATGTCTGAAAACGAAAGTGTTAGATTGAACGTAGTCAATCTAACACTTTTTTCTTTATTATTGCATTAAAGTTTCGATGGGATAAAGCGTAAACAGCTCAAGTAAGGAACAATGCAGCGTACGAAAAGGCATCGCATGATTTCACATGAGAATAGAACAAAACAAAA
Proteins encoded in this region:
- a CDS encoding lytic transglycosylase domain-containing protein gives rise to the protein MAKKKQKKPLLSPTVKLGMIALLIPVAITVYVLAFFAWKELQTLPIFEKLAQQQEIEEIQQNFDMNIPEQYIPVYVAAEEKYGVPWTLLAAHHRIETRFSTMKSLVSPAGAIGHMQFMPCTFVGWKHPTCSGLGKGNISKTELMDPAIIKKYGGYGVDGNGDGVADPYDIEDAVFSAANYLSKYGAAKGDVKRAVFNYNHSEEYVSNVLYYYNLYNDYHDELKTAVLLNAKK